tgatgaatgtggaggaggcaagagaagtgtgtcaggatcgaagcaaatggaagtctctgcttacccgggtgggtaataggcgtgagttttttttttttttttaattaagatgggtttgctcttgacttcgttcttccacaagaagaagagatcgacgtttaTCGAGAGAGTTTAGGTATGTATGATCAGACTAATCAGGTTTATCATCTCCgatgtaggtacagtcatgagcaatatatgtataatgtacccagtttaggactctgtcgcactaacatatttgacatttagtgagatttacagttcaatttgtcaaaaaagttaatgtgatatggtaccaaagtgtcttaatgctcgtgaccgtacgtactatCGATAATGGTTTATCATGTTCGACACACAAATCCCCGTTTTCTGAAATAATGCTATTGAATTTCTTACGCTATAGGTTCATAGTTAGAGCTATGAAGGCCGTATCAACTGCCTGTATAATTGGGTGTCATTTTCACACGAcacgcctccgtggtctagtggttagagcgtcaggctcacaatctggaggtctgggttcgattcccgatggggacatggtcgaaatcactttgtgagactgtcctttgtttggtaaggacttttcaggcttgaatcacctgattgtccgaaaaagtaagatgattccgtgcttcggagggcacgttaagctgttggtcccggctattagccgtaaaaacaccttcaccaacccgcagtggagcagcgtggtggagtatgctccatatcccctccggttgattgaggggaggcctgtgcccagcagtgggtcgtatataggctgtttgtgtgtgtgtgtgtgtgtgtgtgttccaCACGACATCTTAATAAAGCGTAAGTAGAGTGTTAGGATCGTggtaagtggaatttcatggTCTCTGCCGTCccatttgttgaataaacattttctctctctctcactctctcccaacgggaaatatgcgtaatcttatgtatgtgttaagATGAGTGGtttaatagactagtttccaagtagtcaaatcagttcatcatcgtcatcatcagcccattaacgtccccactgctggggcacgggccttccctatggatggatagggagatcgggccttaaaccaccacgcgggcccagtgcggagtgatggttattaacgactgctaatgcagccgggactagcggcttaacgtgccttccgaagcacggaggagctcgagatgaacattttttttttgtggtcacccatcctatgaccggcctttgcttaacttcaacaatcgcagaccgagcgcgtttaacgctgcgccaccgagctcttcaaaaaatcagttactttttaataaacgtcaaaacacgatggaatttgtatgaaaaagctcaCTGGGACGTCATATACGTCTGTTATATTTATACTACATAAtaaaatgtctgttatccatgaaattagaagtataactaaggaaaatctttacaatgtcatctatattgcttttaagaaacgtacaatacaatacaaatacactttattgcaccaaaataaaaagaaataattacaaaaagtctattaaagtcttatcgcttaaagcgatttcttccagacaaccataaggtgaggaaaaaggtaaaaaaaaattgaaagattgcgggtacaaactatacatacaacttaacaacaaatacatgcaaataaatatataacatacttacaaatataacatatacctaacctatatacatgaGGGATGGCGGAAATAAAACTTAGGTTTGCAAATAATcgtctttttctatttttaaaagaattaaaaatccGACCCCGCACGCACACTCATCTCCAACCGCCATCACCCTCCCCGTCCCTTTCACACACACCTCTCTTTCTTCCCCATTCCATTCAGCTTACGTTCCGTTCCCACATTCGGCCGTCCTGTTACAATGACTGTCCTCAGTCATTCGTCCACACTTTCATAATGTTTCATatctttcaatacaatacatcaCACAAACACTCTTCATACCTTCAGTCATACCTAACAAACCATCTTTGAAccttaaatattacaaaacatcTTATAGAAAAATTAAACATGTTACAAAACATCGTATGTAAATCATCAACACCTTAAACAtctacttttaaacatttttactaACATCTTATgtaacaaaacattttatgtgaaaaacaacttaaaaacactttaatttaaatttacagACAGACAGCCTTACGTTATGCCTCTTGAATATATTTAGTACTTATttgcttacttacataaacttaaTACCTTTCAGACTAAACTGTAAACTAGACAAAACAAACTAAAACCATGCTAACTTCTAACTCCAAATATTCAaacactaataataaaatataaaccttCTTTTAGTAAATTAAGACCATTTGGccacaaaacaacaaaaaataaaataaaaactgcatcCTCTTcctgcaacaaaaataaaaatattacaacaatTAAATAAGAATCTTACCAAAACTCTATTCTTCTGGCCACTTCTTCATGTTATCTGCAGATGTTGAAGTCTTGACAGGACCTTCTGTACAGCTGTCAAGCTTCTCAACGTCATACCTATCATGGCCTTTATACTTTAAGATCTTGTAGGGTCCTAGGAACTTAGGCTTCAATTTAAGTCCTGTACCAAATTGTGTGCGTTTTATAGCAACAATGTCTCCAGTTTTATAAGGTAAGTGCTCCTTCCTTTTCCTATTAAAGCTCTTTGTATTTTCTTCTTGAATTCTATAAATCTGTTCTTTAGCTTGTCTTCTTAGATCTTCTCTACTTTCATTAAACATCTGTATGTATTCTTCCTGTAGTAACTCTTGTATCTTTACATCTTCTTTTACTCTCATCTTTGTACCTAAAAGCAATTCACAAGGTGTACAGTTTATGCTCCTTTGAAAAGTGCTATTGATGGCTCTCTGCACTCTACTGACATGCTTATACCAAAGGCTTGAGTTCTCTATACACAACTTGGTAAGTAATGGGATCAATATTCTATGTATTCTTTCGACTTGCCCATTGGCACGTGGAACTCCAGTGGTTATGGTTATATGCTGTATATTCTCTTCTTGACAATAGTTTGTAAACTCATGACTTGTAAATGCAGTTCCTCTATCTGTTATTATCCGTCGTGGGTTTCCAAAAGTCTGTTGGTGGATCTCTAGCTTGTTTAGAGTCTCTCGGCTTGACGTGCTTTTTGTAGGGAATAGCCAAACAAACTTAGTGAAAGCATCTACCACTGTCAGTATGTAGTTGTACTGTTTACTGGTTTGCGTCAAGGGTCCAACATGGTCCAGATGGATAGTATCCAACGGTACACTCTCCTTTTCAATAGGATGTAATAATCCATCTAGTTTTCCTTCCCTTTTAGTAGCTAGTAAACATGGAATGCATGTTACTATGAACTCTTCTAGTTTCTTATCCAATCCTGGTATGTAGTAATCTCTTTCAATCACTTCCTTCATCTTCTTCTTTGAAAAATGTCCATTGCTATGCACCTGTTTAATTACTTCTTTTTCCATCGTCTTAGGTATAACAAGTAGCTTATCTCCTTTATATAAAATGTCATTCTGTGTCCAATAATCTTTATATGTCTTTTCTTGTAGAATCTCTTTAATAGCCATGATGCCTTCATCTTGCTCCTGCGCTTGCTTTACTTTATCGTGTAATGTGGTAACTCCAACATATGGGTAACGGCTTAATGCATCAACGTGTCTCATCTTCGTTCCAGCACGGTGTTCTATCTCGAAGTCGTACTCATTGAGGAATAACACCCAACGGGCAATCTTGGCAGACAGGTCTTTCTTTTTCAATGTCAATTCAAACGCCTTGCAATCCGTGACAATCGTGAAGTGTATCCCATACAGGTACTGTCTGAACTTCCTTATGCCTTCAATGATAGCAGTTGCCTCCAGCTCATAGCTTGAATATCTGGACTGAGCTTCACTCGTCTTTCTGCTCATGTAGTGCACTGGGTGGAGACCTGTATCTGGATGATGTTGCATGAGTATAGCAGAATAGGCAATACTAGACGCATCAGTGTGTAATTCAGTCTTTAACTTTGGATTGAAAATCTTTAAAACAGGGCCTGAAGATAATCTCtcctttaaaatattaaatgctaGTCTTTGTTCgtcttcaaataaaaattctttttctttctttaataaatCCGTGAGCGACTTTGATATTAAGGCATAGTTCTCAATGTACTTTCGAAAGTAGGATGTCAGCCCAACAAAACTGTGTAGTTGTTTAGTGTTTCGTGGTTCAGGGTACTTACGTACAGCTTCCGTCTTCTCTGGGCTTGGCTTTATCTCTCCATTACTGATTACGTGGCCTAGATATTCAATTTCAGGTTTGATCAAGTTTGCCTTCTTCCAGTTTATCTTAAGTCCATATTCTGCAGCCACCTTTAACACAAGCTGAAGTCGTTCGACTGCTTGTTTTTCGTCTTCTGCTGTAATTagaatgtcatcaataaaaatCATCATGATGCCTTGGGAAATCAAGTCCCTAAAGATAATGCTCACAAATCGCATGAAATACTTCGGGCATATGGACAGACCAAACGGAGCTCGCAGGAATTCGAACTGGCCGTGATGTGTCACAAAAGATGTATAGGGGACAGACTCTTTAGACACCTTTAAATGAAAGAAACCATTCTTAAGATCCAAAACACTAAATATCTTGGCTTCACACAGCTTATCAATCATGTCATCGATCACAGGTAGTGGAAATTCATCTTTAACTATTTTCCGGTTCAGCATTCTATAATCCACACATACCCGTACAttgccatctttttttttgactaaCACCAAAGGACTTGAATACTCAGAAAAACTTACTTGAATAACACCATCCTCCAGCCACTCCTTTACCTGTTGTTCAACAATCTTTTGCTCCATCAAAGACAAGCGTCGTGGTCTTTGAGCTACAGGCACGTCGTCTTTTAAAACAATCTTCAACTCAATGGGTGCATCTTTAATTTGGGTTGGATTATAATCTTCAATACACTGAAGGACTTTCCCTCTCACTGCAGGATTGACAATATGATCCACTTCTACTGTTGAATCTGAAAAACAACACAACTTAGACATCCATTCATCCCTTTCAGACAAAAACTTAACTTTGTAACCACTCATAATCATGGTAAGTTTTTGAAGTAATTCCTGGCCTAAAATCATATCAAAAGGCATAGCGTCGCTGTTTACAATATGAAATAACACATTATTATAGTTTTTGCCGTCGATCGTAATGTCCAAGTACACTTTTCCCAATGAATTCACTATCGTGCGTCCAAGTCCGGTTAAATTTAGGTTATCTTCATATTTCTCCGCTCCAATGGCAACAAAACACTGGTGAGACATCAAATTGAAGTCGCTGCCGGAGTCTATAAGCGCGTTCACTGAtaaattttcaattttcacCATAATCATCGGCTTCGTAGATGAATTTCTGCCTTTGTTTTCGATTTGCATAACCTCATTTCTTTCGTGTGACGTTTGGTTGTCAAAATCAACACTGTCACTTGTCACGTCCATGTTGAAGTTCGCTGAGCGCTGTTTTACCGACGGTGTACGTGCAGTGGCGCCCTCTGAAGGTAACATTTTTGAGTGCTGTTTTACCGACGCAACTTGGTCGTTAATTTTCGGACACTGCTTTCCTATGTGTCCATAATTATTGCACCGAAAACACTTGATTCCTTTTCTGCATTTATTAGCCACATGATCCGTTTCGCCGCAATTGTAACACCTGTTCATTCGTTGCTGCAGTTGTGGCTTACTTTTCTTAGCTTGAGTTTCACTCGTAGTCTTAGCTTTATTCTTCATTTTCTCATATAGTTGTAATCTTTCCTTCAACACTGGGAACGTCGTAGCTCCATATAGAATAGACTTGTTAGGTTCATAATCGATGATTCCATCTATGACGTATTGTACAATAACATAGTCGGGAAATTTAGCTTTGCGCCCCAACTCTCTCATGATTAGCATATACTCGTAAAACGTCTCATTTCTTTGCTTCTTTCGCGCAGACATGATTTCGTGTACTTCTTTTGTGTTCATCGTGTCTGGAAACTCTTTTAAAACAGCCGTCTTCAACTCGTCGTATGTTCTGAAAACCTTCTCGCTTTTCAGCCATAGACCAGCCGTGCCAGTCAATGATCTCCGAGCGAAAACGAGCTTCTGCTGGGGTGTCCAGTCGAAGATCGCAGCGTTGTCCTCCAAGTCTTGCGCCCATTTTGAGGATGATTCGGTGTCGTCGCCGCTAAACTTTGTAATGCCGTCTAGGTATAATCCACCCATCGCCGTAGTTAgctcgattcctttattttcgCTCGCAGCCATTGTTCGTCGTCGTAAAAATCGTTGTTCCGTCTTGGAAATACTCTTCGTGTCGtcgttattataaaatactcgTCGTTTCGTCGTAGATTGCAAAAATACTCGTCGTATTCGTCGTAGATTGCAAAAATACTCGTCGTTTTCGTCGTAGATTTTCGAGCACGTGGCGGCGTGGTCGGCCCGCGCACCGTCTTGTAGTAATCGTCGTATTTACGCGTCGTAgcactggtttttttttatcccggacgagcccccaaatTGAGGGATGGCGGAAATAAAACTTAGGTTTGCAAATAATcgtctttttctatttttaaaagaattaaaaatccGACCCCGCACGCACACTCATCTCCAACCGCCATCACCCTCCCCGTCCCTTTCACACACACCTCTCTTTCTTCCCCATTCCATTCAGCTTACGTTCCGTTCCCACatacataacctagcatatatacctacttatataaatagtacacacaaaatacctaataataagcaactcaagagattcAGACGATGACACGTAACCAGGAAAGTACctaatttcttttttgacgtgacttattgtagatttgccgcagatggcactaactacttggccgaaccgTGTTAATTACCCGAAtctaacgcgagcgaagccgcaggCAATAGCTAGtgtttctataaaaataaaaagagagaaGCTATGGAAACGAACGGCCTATGCCATGTGTGCAAAGCGTTATCTAAAccttgaaaaaaaattaaacaaatacaCTCATCACGATATCAAATAAGAAGCTGTTATAAATATCGTAAATACCTATGGACTTAACAGGTTTTAAAAGTGGCTCAAAACGCGCATAGCAAGTACGTAACTTACTTAGgtatttgtacttttttttgacggtaATACGGCTAGTGGTGTGCCGTTCCCGGAAATGTTTCCAAAGCGGGAattttcccgttgtaaaaactcattatgattggccacctgatacgacacgattcatttataacaaacattatagaaggaaaaattgaagggaagagaggaaggggtagacctaggataacatttatgaaacaaataaaagagaaggtgcaggtcgtgtcgtatcgggaggtgaaggttttggcgggaagaagagaggaatggcggttactccaccgacaagagcgcagctcttaaatagagagagagagagagaaaaactcattaatagtaaggacactgcctgcttttttgttttagattgttctttcttgtacactCTGGTCTTATTTGCCTTAAAAGTTAGGTAATCAAGTTTTTTTACATCAGTTTTACGCCTCCATATTGCCGCccggaacgttcccaaagtgggaaaattCATTGGCACatcattggtctaacagaaagctcggtgacgcgtgAGTACTTAGTCTGTCTtctgatagatgtacctctgactaccccaattgcgatgTAGTCGCGAATTAAAATGCAATAATAATCATTGTGAtcctgtggtacagtcatgagcaatataatgtacccactttaggactctgtcgcactaacatatttgacatttaatgagacttacggtgtaatttatcaaaaaagttaatgtgacatggtttcaaagtgtatacatattagtactcgtgactgtacaccttgcttctcaatcggggagcgccgcgCTGGTTCGAACTTCATTAACGGACAtgagatagaaggaaagagaggaaggggaatcaagaagagcttacatggaacagattaaagagaaggcgaacgtcgtgtcttataagaaagtgaagGAATTTGCCATTAAAGTTATTGTTCTTTAGacaccggatgagagccctcagcgctccccatttgtccggccaagtagttaattataTAATACCATTTTCTGCAAATCTATAAAATAAGTcgtgttaaaaaataaagaagaattCCTAGGTATTCTTTAGAAATTAGTCTAAAATCCCACCTAGGTAACTTAGCTacacaggtacctacctacctataaaactCGTGACCATAATCCgaaatggggtaggcagagacaagACAACTAGCAGCCATTCTTGGTACGCAGTCTtaggatggatatgatgaactttttggtgataggtaggtaattacctaacagcctccgtggtctagtggttagagcgttaggctcacgatctggaggtccgggttcggttcccgatggggacattgtcgaaatcactttgcgagacagtcctttgtttggtaacgacttcaggcttgaatcacctgattgtcccaaaaagtaagatgattccgtgcttcggagggcacgttaagccgttggtcccggctattagccataaaaacacctccaccaacccgcagtggagcagcgtggtggagtatgttccataccccctccggttgattgaggggaggcctgtgcccaggagtgggacgtatataggcagtttatattaggtgattacctacctacctagctCGTCGCCCATATTATAGACAAATAGTATTTTAGAAAGAACACAGTTCCTCTTGTCAGTTTTACGAAggtaaattacctacttacatagtgCATAGgtgcatacctacctacctacataagattacgcctatttcccattggggaaggcagaaaccacggaatttcactacgatcttgacacaccactttcgcttctttcactgTCATTAAAGACTTCATGATTCTAGGTGGGTGCCCACCTGAATTATATTTAGAAAAAATCCTTACCTTTTTCGGTGCTCCTCAAAATCgaatttcaaatttcaaatccTCGGAAATAACATTGcactttttttaaactatttattttcaaGCACATGCGTTCAATATAAAAAGCCTGCCTAGAAATACTAACGTTGCAATTCACACAATCCTTTATAAATCGACAGATTTATTATCGAACTAATCTGTGGCTCGCTTTACCCActacattatgtaaaaatagcaTTGAATACGATAATTTAAAACTGCGATACTCCCAAAGGGGAGTTGAGAACGCTTCTTTTGATAAATCACATAGGAAAAACGGAAAATTTGCGCGGGAAAAACGAACGAACACGTCCCTTCCTTACAACGGCCGCGGCGGTACTGAACGAACCAAAACGAACGAAGTGAACTGAATTTGCTTCGAAGCTTTCAGCAAATCTATAAAGAGAAAATACACAATCGCTTCTTCTCTTTCGCTCTATCATTTTTAGTATATAGCCGTCTCCCTCGGATTCATTATCCTGTTCATTACAAAACCCGAAAACGTTCAGGAATAAAACATGAACACAAACTTCAGTTAGTCTAGTGTTAAATATTGGCAATTTCAGGCGTTTTCTTTGTATCAGTGGATATTGGGCTAAGGGGCTGGGCCAGCACGTTGGCCCaatgtcatagaaaaatatcaatattaggtacgtaggtaggtacgtactaagtacaaataggtatcataCATTAAACTGCAAATCGGTACTGCACTTCGATGTCTTGTGAAACCAATGATCGACCTTATCAACCTTGGTTTATGCGACAACATTATGCGGAATCGTCTTAAAGGCGGCTGAAGTTCTCGAAGTTCCCCTCCAAAAGCAGGAAATAGGTAAGTGACATCTTTCGCACTAAAGGCAAAACTGGACCCGGTTCCATAATAGTGAAATTGGGGAGTGTGATAACCAAAgagaaaattgttaaaaaagcaCGGTACTATAACGTAAAAAACCCTGGCAATAAATTGAACACCTCACATCTCCAACTAAAAGGCCCGGTCAAACCATTTTATATCTCAGAATGCCTGTCGCCCCAAGCCAAACGGCTTAATTACCTTGCACGTACATTTGCACAAGAGAACGGGTACAGATTTTGCTGGACCTCTTTTGGGAGTACCTACTTGCGTCAGGATGAGGGTAAACCATATGTAAAAGTCGTTTGTGAGGCGGACCTGGCTAAATTGCGTTTAGAAAAGTGACTCCCTGTAGTAATGGCTGTGCTCTTTCTGTGCTGGTTCGGGCGTTCATCATTAGTAACTACTGTTCTCTCTATGTACTCTTCCTATATACtaaaatgttatatatattCACTTATAAACTATCATTACAAACTTACACATATCAATTCCTACACTTATGAAtgtttaatgaaatatttttactgTTTCACAAACGTATCGCAAATACTTACATTTCATATTATATTCATGGCTATGTCTCCTTTACACTATGATTGTTCATACCATTACATACACTTAATAAAAATTGAGCTTTTCAGTCTGTGTGCGCTTCCGGCTTTCTCAGGGCTAAATAGCTGTGAAATTAAGTCTATATTCTGTCTAAATGCTTGGGTTACTTGATATAATAAATACAGATATTGATAACATCTCGGTGGCATCTGCTTACAGATGTGACACTGAAGCTTGCAATGACATAATAAAAGCATCACattatacttttaatattattacacaAAATATATGTAGCGTATATAAAAATTTTGATGGATTTATGGCTAGTATTGCACGATTGGCTTTTGTGCCAGACTGCATAATATTGACCGAATGCTGGCTTAATGAGAATAAGTCAATACCTATCCCTAGTGACTATGCCTGTCATTTTTCGAGGAAATGCCTTAACCAGAATGATGGCATTATAATATACGTGAAGCAGTCCATAGACTGCACTGTTGAAGAGCCAGAGCCTAGAGGTGCAACTTTCTTACTATTAAAAGTTAATCCAGAGATTGCCATCCTGGCTGTTTACAGATCACCATCCTTCTATAACATTGACAGTTTTCTACTCTCATtggaaaatattgtaaaaactattaagtccaaaaatgtttatattattgGTGACATTAATATTgacataaaaaatgaaaattgcgACAGAAAAAGTAGTTCTTACTTAAACTTAACTAGCGAACTTGGGTTTTTACCAGGTCATACATATCCGACAAGACTCAAAAACTGTTTAGATCACGTAATGGTGAAATCTGTGTTATGCACCAAAATAGTTGTTATGGATTCCACAGTCACAGATCATGCCTCAATATTGACAAGTATAatcttaaaagaaaaacaaatcaaGATTCTAGATCGTATTACTATTGAGAAAATTAATTACGCTAATGCTGTCAAATGTATTGAAACTGCTGATTTCTCATTTGTTACCAGTTTATGTGATGTTGAAATGATTGCAAATCGTTTCGTAGAAATTCTATCATCTGCCATACTAACAAACTCCCACAAAACACAGGTGCCAAGGCGTAAGAAACTTCTAAAACCTTGGATTACACCTGGTTTACTTCGTTGTATCCGCCATCGTGATAAGCTGCACATTAAAGCAAAAAGGAACCAGCAAAATGAAATACTTCAAATAACATACAGACGTTACAGAAATTACTGTAATTCGCTCCTGAGAAGGCTGAAGCGACAACATG
The Pectinophora gossypiella chromosome 26, ilPecGoss1.1, whole genome shotgun sequence DNA segment above includes these coding regions:
- the LOC126378416 gene encoding uncharacterized protein LOC126378416, which translates into the protein MAASENKGIELTTAMGGLYLDGITKFSGDDTESSSKWAQDLEDNAAIFDWTPQQKLVFARRSLTGTAGLWLKSEKVFRTYDELKTAVLKEFPDTMNTKEVHEIMSARKKQRNETFYEYMLIMRELGRKAKFPDYVIVQYVIDGIIDYEPNKSILYGATTFPVLKERLQLYEKMKNKAKTTSETQAKKSKPQLQQRMNRCYNCGETDHVANKCRKGIKCFRCNNYGHIGKQCPKINDQVASVKQHSKMLPSEGATARTPSVKQRSANFNMDVTSDSVDFDNQTSHERNEVMQIENKGRNSSTKPMIMVKIENLSVNALIDSGSDFNLMSHQCFVAIGAEKYEDNLNLTGLGRTIVNSLGKVYLDITIDGKNYNNVLFHIVNSDAMPFDMILGQELLQKLTMIMSGYKVKFLSERDEWMSKLCCFSDSTVEVDHIVNPAVRGKVLQCIEDYNPTQIKDAPIELKIVLKDDVPVAQRPRRLSLMEQKIVEQQVKEWLEDGVIQQKTKNKQSNDFSLC